From one Hydrogenispora ethanolica genomic stretch:
- a CDS encoding ABC transporter permease, protein MADDSVLNANHGEKNQSDLLFRPFFFSGNSGKGWTWVALALVIIVFFLPVLRLICLSFSAAQGISLENYRQVLSETATWKILKNTLIITGGATLLALLFGVLAAWLVAYSDIRAKKLLQTLIVLPLIIPSYIITLAWTQLLSPGGMAARILALLPGNIKPWNIYSFGGIIMMMGISYYPLVYLLTRDALRRISRDAEAAARVAGLNKTQVLLKITLPLALPGIAGGGLLAFLASLDNFGIPAFLGIPARINVLSTYIYQQIIGFGPSAFAQGAALSVLLGLIALAGTALQWWLVRKHHHLETVGEDRLPRLALGKCRPWVEFLFGCFLIGGSVVPLVAMAMASLIKAYGLDFTPVNLTLKHYHFILFESQKTQYALRNSLLLGLAATLICLFFGTALAYYRMRRASRFGKLVELVVGIPYALPGMVLALAMIFSWMEPLPGWNPGIYGSIWILVIAYVTRFMILQVRGSIAALMQVDPSMEEAARICGAGMPARWRKILVPLLLSGICSGAFLVLISALTELTLSSLLWSSGAETIGLTIFNFEQAGFVTYSASFSTLVVMLILAAGLLLRILQKFWQSRVVRE, encoded by the coding sequence ATGGCTGACGACAGCGTCTTAAATGCGAACCACGGGGAGAAAAACCAGAGCGACCTGCTTTTTCGCCCCTTTTTCTTTTCCGGGAACTCCGGGAAAGGTTGGACCTGGGTAGCCCTGGCTTTGGTGATCATCGTCTTTTTCCTGCCGGTGTTGCGGCTGATCTGCTTGAGTTTCAGCGCCGCCCAAGGCATTTCCCTCGAAAATTACCGGCAAGTTTTGAGTGAAACCGCTACCTGGAAGATCCTTAAAAATACCCTGATCATCACCGGGGGCGCCACCTTGCTGGCGTTGCTGTTCGGGGTGTTGGCGGCCTGGCTGGTGGCATACAGCGATATCCGCGCCAAAAAATTGCTGCAAACCCTGATTGTTTTGCCCCTAATCATTCCTTCCTACATCATCACCCTGGCCTGGACTCAGTTGCTGAGTCCAGGGGGAATGGCCGCCCGAATCCTGGCGTTGCTGCCAGGAAACATAAAGCCCTGGAATATCTACAGTTTCGGCGGGATCATCATGATGATGGGGATTTCCTATTATCCGCTGGTTTACTTGTTGACCCGCGACGCGCTGCGGCGGATCTCCCGCGACGCGGAAGCGGCGGCCCGGGTCGCCGGACTGAATAAAACGCAGGTATTGTTGAAGATAACTCTGCCGCTGGCATTGCCCGGAATCGCCGGCGGCGGCTTGCTGGCTTTTCTGGCCAGTCTCGACAATTTCGGGATCCCGGCCTTTCTGGGGATTCCGGCGCGGATTAATGTCTTAAGCACCTATATTTATCAGCAGATCATCGGCTTTGGGCCCTCGGCATTCGCTCAAGGCGCCGCCCTCTCGGTGCTGCTTGGCCTGATCGCCTTGGCCGGCACCGCGCTGCAATGGTGGCTGGTACGAAAACACCATCACCTGGAGACGGTGGGTGAGGATCGGCTGCCCCGCTTGGCGCTGGGCAAGTGCCGGCCCTGGGTCGAGTTCTTGTTCGGATGCTTTCTGATCGGCGGCAGCGTCGTACCGTTGGTGGCCATGGCCATGGCTTCGTTGATCAAAGCCTACGGATTGGACTTCACGCCCGTTAATCTGACGCTCAAACACTATCATTTCATCCTGTTTGAGAGCCAGAAAACCCAATACGCGCTGCGCAACAGTTTGCTGCTGGGCCTGGCCGCCACGCTCATCTGTCTGTTTTTCGGGACGGCGCTGGCTTATTACCGGATGCGCCGGGCTTCCCGCTTCGGCAAACTGGTTGAGCTGGTGGTGGGGATCCCCTACGCCCTGCCCGGAATGGTGCTGGCCCTGGCGATGATCTTCAGCTGGATGGAGCCCCTGCCGGGTTGGAACCCGGGCATCTATGGCAGCATTTGGATATTGGTCATCGCTTACGTCACCCGGTTTATGATCTTACAGGTCCGGGGCAGTATTGCCGCGCTCATGCAAGTGGACCCGTCGATGGAGGAAGCGGCGCGGATCTGCGGCGCCGGCATGCCGGCGCGCTGGCGTAAGATCCTCGTTCCGTTGCTGTTGTCCGGCATCTGCAGCGGCGCGTTCTTGGTGCTGATCTCGGCTTTGACCGAGTTGACCTTATCCTCGCTTCTGTGGTCGAGCGGCGCCGAGACGATCGGGCTGACGATCTTCAATTTTGAGCAGGCCGGTTTTGTGACCTACTCGGCCTCCTTCTCCACCTTGGTGGTAATGTTGATTCTTGCGGCAGGCCTCCTGCTGCGGATCCTGCAAAAATTTTGGCAAAGCAGAGTGGTGCGCGAATGA
- a CDS encoding ABC transporter ATP-binding protein, translated as MNTEMIQVSKRFGRFEALKTIDLTIEPGEFVAVLGPSGCGKTTLLRLLAGFEAPSSGRILIHGVTVSDENEMLPPEVRNIGMVFQSFALWPHMSVREHLRFPIRYHKYTPAAVRKREAERIDEVLALVGLSELGQRMPNQLSGGQKQRVALARAIVARPSLLLMDEPLSSLDAELRLNMRQEIQNIHRLTQTTIVYVTHDQAEALAMADRIVIMKDGRIEQAGRPETIYSRPSTEFVARFVGKANLVKGKWDGDRFFPGCAAPGITWNGETVAAELRSQGLFPVRPEQFLITPDRPGIPGRIKNVQYQGKEVHYTVAVMDDYYEVHCAALRRYTLDQEVSLQIDLGPEP; from the coding sequence ATGAATACCGAAATGATTCAAGTCAGTAAAAGGTTCGGCCGGTTTGAGGCGCTCAAAACGATCGATCTGACCATCGAACCGGGGGAGTTTGTAGCCGTGCTCGGTCCTTCCGGCTGTGGTAAAACGACCTTGCTTCGCCTGCTGGCCGGATTTGAGGCGCCCAGTTCGGGAAGGATTCTGATTCATGGGGTGACGGTCAGCGACGAAAATGAGATGTTGCCGCCCGAAGTCCGCAACATCGGAATGGTCTTCCAGTCTTTCGCCCTGTGGCCCCATATGAGTGTCCGGGAGCACTTGCGCTTCCCGATCCGCTATCATAAGTATACGCCGGCGGCGGTTCGAAAGCGTGAAGCGGAACGGATTGACGAGGTGCTGGCCCTGGTTGGGCTCAGCGAATTGGGGCAGCGGATGCCCAATCAATTATCCGGCGGCCAGAAACAGCGGGTGGCGCTGGCCAGGGCGATCGTCGCCAGACCTTCCTTGCTCTTAATGGATGAGCCGCTCAGCAGTTTAGACGCAGAACTCCGCCTGAATATGCGTCAAGAGATCCAAAACATTCATCGTTTGACCCAGACCACGATTGTTTATGTGACGCACGACCAAGCGGAAGCCCTGGCTATGGCGGATCGCATTGTCATTATGAAGGACGGCCGGATCGAACAGGCCGGCCGGCCCGAGACGATTTATAGCCGGCCGTCGACCGAATTCGTGGCCCGGTTTGTGGGGAAAGCCAATTTGGTGAAGGGAAAGTGGGACGGTGATCGCTTCTTCCCCGGCTGCGCTGCGCCGGGCATCACCTGGAACGGCGAAACGGTCGCGGCTGAACTCCGCAGTCAAGGATTATTTCCGGTAAGGCCGGAACAGTTTTTGATCACTCCGGATCGTCCGGGGATTCCCGGCCGGATTAAAAACGTGCAGTATCAAGGGAAGGAGGTTCATTACACCGTTGCGGTCATGGACGATTATTATGAAGTCCATTGTGCTGCTCTCCGCCGGTACACCCTTGATCAAGAAGTATCGCTGCAAATCGATTTGGGGCCGGAACCTTGA
- the lepB gene encoding signal peptidase I, whose translation MFDKLKAFGREKIPGVCGKTRWLGKAWRELWQFGLVFILTFFVIQPFVIASYDTPTGSMEPTIMTNTRYLALPSVYGGFVRFTAIKLPGFRPIRRGAIVIFKFPRDESQNFVKRVIGLPGEEVAIHGKTVWINGQVLREPYASFDNTVTDDSRADYGPAVVPPGQLFVLGDNRDNSWDSRYWGFVPVANVFGTPLLTFWSYDGERHRLRFREIFKILR comes from the coding sequence ATGTTCGATAAGTTGAAAGCCTTTGGCAGGGAAAAGATCCCCGGCGTTTGCGGGAAGACCCGCTGGCTTGGCAAGGCCTGGCGAGAGTTGTGGCAGTTTGGGCTGGTCTTTATTCTGACGTTCTTCGTGATCCAGCCGTTCGTGATCGCCTCCTACGATACGCCGACCGGTTCGATGGAGCCGACGATCATGACCAATACCCGGTATTTGGCGTTGCCTTCGGTATACGGGGGCTTTGTCCGATTCACAGCGATTAAGCTGCCGGGGTTCCGGCCGATCCGGCGCGGCGCGATTGTCATCTTCAAGTTTCCGCGGGATGAAAGTCAAAACTTTGTCAAACGGGTGATCGGCCTCCCCGGCGAGGAGGTGGCGATCCACGGGAAAACGGTGTGGATCAACGGGCAAGTGCTCCGGGAACCCTATGCCAGCTTTGATAATACCGTGACGGACGATTCCCGCGCGGACTACGGTCCGGCGGTGGTGCCGCCCGGCCAGCTCTTCGTCCTCGGCGACAACCGCGATAATTCGTGGGACTCCCGCTACTGGGGTTTCGTGCCGGTCGCAAATGTCTTTGGGACGCCGCTGCTGACGTTCTGGAGCTATGACGGGGAGCGGCACCGCCTCCGTTTCCGGGAGATCTTCAAAATCCTCCGCTAA
- a CDS encoding TetR/AcrR family transcriptional regulator, which produces MDNRSIILLRALQLFAARGYDGVAVQEIADAAGITKPTLYYYFGSKQGLLQTLVAEWGEPLLRLVSEAAAYQGDLSLNLERLAAALFDYAKAHQEFYRMQLAMYFAPRQSLANQAVRQLNERLHLALEELFRQAAAHHAKMRGRELALAATFLGTVNTYIGLALNGYIELRAGLAGNAVRQFMHGIYC; this is translated from the coding sequence ATGGATAACCGTTCCATCATCCTGCTCCGGGCCTTACAGCTATTTGCGGCGCGCGGTTACGACGGCGTCGCCGTCCAGGAAATCGCCGACGCCGCCGGAATCACCAAGCCGACGCTCTATTATTATTTCGGCAGCAAGCAGGGGCTTTTACAGACGCTGGTCGCTGAGTGGGGCGAGCCCTTGCTCCGGCTGGTATCGGAAGCCGCCGCATATCAGGGCGACCTTTCGCTGAATCTGGAACGCCTGGCGGCGGCGCTCTTTGACTATGCCAAAGCTCACCAAGAATTTTACCGGATGCAGCTGGCGATGTATTTCGCGCCGCGCCAAAGCCTGGCCAATCAGGCGGTCCGGCAACTCAACGAACGACTGCATCTGGCGCTGGAGGAACTCTTCCGGCAAGCCGCCGCCCACCACGCCAAGATGCGCGGCCGCGAACTCGCCTTGGCCGCCACCTTCCTGGGCACCGTCAATACCTATATCGGCTTGGCCCTCAACGGCTATATCGAACTCCGCGCCGGACTGGCCGGCAACGCGGTCCGCCAGTTTATGCACGGAATCTACTGCTAG
- the flgB gene encoding flagellar basal body rod protein FlgB, whose protein sequence is MVLDFLNDPATRKLERSMDATVLRSQLLSHNIANANTPDYKRVDLDFASVLADTMNDGSSLPLTRTHPRHLPMAETSEAAPAFRVTREWRTSTRQDGNNVDVEFEMAQVAENTLHYQALGTSWKQQMSRLKMAIEGR, encoded by the coding sequence ATGGTGCTGGACTTTCTTAACGACCCCGCCACCCGCAAGCTGGAGCGCTCCATGGACGCCACAGTCCTCCGCAGTCAGTTGCTCTCCCACAACATCGCCAACGCCAATACGCCGGATTATAAACGGGTTGATCTCGATTTCGCCAGCGTTTTGGCTGATACGATGAACGACGGTTCCTCGCTGCCGCTGACGCGGACTCATCCCCGCCATCTTCCCATGGCGGAAACTTCCGAGGCGGCGCCGGCGTTCCGGGTGACTCGCGAATGGCGGACCTCCACCCGGCAGGACGGGAATAACGTGGATGTTGAGTTTGAAATGGCCCAAGTCGCCGAGAACACTTTGCATTATCAAGCCTTGGGCACCTCTTGGAAACAACAGATGAGCCGCTTGAAGATGGCTATCGAAGGGAGATAA
- the flgC gene encoding flagellar basal body rod protein FlgC, with protein sequence MNLFRNFDINASGLTAERLRMDLISNNIANANSTRTPDGGPYQRKVPVFAEVLDQAFDANGRPVSRGAGVRVAAIENENKPPRLVYDPSHPDADAQGYVAYPDINPVVEMVNLITASRAYEANVTAFNSAKDIFRTALDLAKI encoded by the coding sequence ATGAACCTCTTCCGCAACTTTGACATCAATGCCAGCGGGCTCACGGCGGAACGGCTGCGCATGGATTTGATCTCCAACAACATCGCCAATGCCAATAGCACGCGTACGCCGGACGGCGGCCCTTACCAAAGAAAGGTTCCGGTCTTCGCCGAAGTGCTCGACCAGGCCTTCGATGCGAATGGACGTCCCGTTTCCCGGGGCGCCGGAGTACGGGTGGCCGCCATTGAGAACGAGAATAAACCGCCGCGGCTGGTTTATGATCCTTCCCACCCCGACGCCGATGCCCAGGGGTATGTAGCGTATCCGGACATCAATCCGGTCGTAGAGATGGTGAATCTGATTACTGCCAGTCGGGCATACGAAGCGAATGTCACGGCCTTCAATTCGGCCAAGGATATCTTCCGGACCGCCCTCGATCTGGCGAAGATCTGA
- the fliE gene encoding flagellar hook-basal body complex protein FliE, producing the protein MAALPVNLINPISLSPTESFLKKPLEPVGQPVESFGKILGDTLAEVNQLQLQSAKADEQLAAGTLDNVQDAMIIAEKASLSLQLTVQVRNKAVEAYQEIMRTQF; encoded by the coding sequence ATGGCAGCTTTACCGGTGAATCTGATCAACCCGATTTCACTGAGCCCCACCGAAAGTTTCTTGAAAAAACCCCTCGAACCCGTAGGCCAACCGGTTGAATCCTTCGGCAAGATCCTGGGGGATACTTTGGCGGAAGTGAACCAGTTGCAATTGCAATCCGCCAAGGCCGATGAGCAGTTGGCGGCCGGGACCCTCGATAATGTGCAAGACGCCATGATCATTGCTGAAAAAGCCAGTCTGTCCCTGCAATTGACCGTTCAGGTCCGCAATAAGGCGGTCGAAGCTTACCAGGAGATTATGCGGACGCAGTTCTAA
- the fliF gene encoding flagellar basal-body MS-ring/collar protein FliF, with amino-acid sequence MSELISQVKNIWTQMDTTKRVATVVVLLLVAGSILFMIRWIGSPRYELLYSRLNEQDRSEIIAKLDELRIPYRTSASGGLEVPNALSVRANLLKAGIPRGGVVGWEIFDKNSFSATDFTNEINRQRAIAGELSRTLQQVEGIHDAKVILNMPDSTEYLFADDKPEGTASVQLQLRAPGVLTMEQVEAIANLVAASTGLKRENITIIDNYANDLTAMLQPRRNGKPALNSVSDAFSIKSEYETMAEKRIESMLAKVFGFNKAVVRVNADLDLDYQEVKSETFGDKGVPRSEQEKTEESQGSSGTASGIPGTDTNITQYKTDENLAGGYRSDKSERTVNYEINKVEEFRIATPGKVRRMSVGVWVDGNLPEAVRQKVLNTVGAAIGYSEERGDRLTVETISFTQPAQEQTPKPDYTMAYLIGAGLLLLLIIGGLIVRSRMKPKPEPEPVEVGSTIDLVADEAVTETAAAEELSLEEQLKQNRQAELERYAKQNPEDMAVLLKTWLSEDN; translated from the coding sequence GTGAGCGAACTGATTTCGCAAGTGAAAAATATTTGGACCCAGATGGACACCACCAAGCGAGTCGCTACGGTGGTGGTTCTGCTATTAGTAGCGGGTTCGATCCTGTTTATGATACGATGGATCGGTTCCCCCCGTTACGAATTGCTCTACTCTCGTCTGAACGAACAAGATCGCAGCGAGATCATTGCCAAACTTGACGAATTGCGAATTCCTTATCGAACTTCGGCCAGCGGCGGGCTGGAAGTGCCCAACGCCTTGTCGGTCCGGGCCAACCTGCTGAAAGCGGGGATTCCCCGCGGCGGGGTGGTCGGCTGGGAAATTTTCGATAAGAACTCTTTCAGCGCTACCGATTTCACCAACGAGATCAACCGGCAGCGTGCCATCGCCGGCGAACTCAGCCGAACCCTCCAACAGGTCGAAGGGATCCACGACGCGAAAGTCATTTTGAATATGCCGGATTCCACCGAGTACCTGTTCGCCGACGATAAACCCGAAGGGACCGCCTCGGTCCAATTGCAGCTGCGGGCCCCCGGCGTTCTCACCATGGAACAGGTGGAGGCCATCGCCAACCTGGTGGCGGCCAGCACCGGCTTGAAACGGGAAAATATCACGATTATCGATAATTATGCCAATGACCTGACCGCAATGCTCCAGCCGCGCCGCAACGGCAAGCCGGCTCTGAATAGTGTCTCCGACGCTTTCAGCATCAAGTCGGAGTATGAAACGATGGCCGAGAAGCGGATCGAGAGCATGCTGGCGAAAGTGTTCGGCTTCAATAAAGCCGTGGTGCGGGTCAACGCCGATCTCGATCTCGATTATCAAGAGGTTAAGAGCGAGACCTTCGGTGATAAGGGAGTTCCCCGCAGCGAGCAGGAGAAGACCGAAGAGTCTCAGGGGAGTTCCGGTACGGCCAGCGGCATACCGGGAACCGACACCAATATTACGCAGTATAAAACCGATGAAAATCTGGCCGGCGGCTATCGTTCCGATAAATCGGAACGGACCGTGAATTATGAGATCAACAAGGTCGAGGAGTTTCGGATCGCCACCCCCGGCAAGGTCCGCCGCATGTCGGTCGGGGTTTGGGTCGATGGCAATCTTCCGGAAGCGGTCCGGCAGAAAGTGCTGAATACGGTGGGCGCGGCCATTGGCTATAGCGAGGAGCGCGGCGACCGGTTGACGGTGGAAACCATCAGCTTTACCCAGCCGGCGCAGGAGCAAACTCCGAAACCCGATTATACCATGGCGTACCTTATCGGAGCCGGGCTCTTGCTGCTGCTCATCATCGGCGGGCTTATCGTCAGGTCCCGTATGAAACCCAAACCCGAACCCGAGCCGGTCGAGGTCGGTTCGACGATCGATCTGGTCGCCGATGAGGCTGTGACCGAAACAGCTGCCGCCGAAGAGCTTTCGCTGGAAGAGCAGCTCAAACAGAACCGCCAGGCCGAGTTGGAACGGTATGCCAAGCAAAACCCGGAAGATATGGCGGTGCTCCTCAAGACCTGGCTGTCGGAGGACAATTAG
- the fliG gene encoding flagellar motor switch protein FliG → MQLGVIGVTRVKLQELSGKQKAAILLLSLGTDVSARVMKHLREDEIEELSLEIANLRRVPNDLKDKVLEEFHQIYLAQEYILSGGVENARELLEKAVGPQKADEIMYKLTASLAIRPFDFARKTEPGQLLNFIQNEHPQTIALVMAYLSPEQAGIILSALPPQQQVEVAKRIATMDRTSPEVIREIEVVLEKKLSSFVMQDFSIAGGLESVVTILNRVDRGTEKTILETLAEENPDLADEIKRRMFVFEDIVMLDNRSVQRFLREVDTKDLSLALKTASDEVKDLVFRNMSKRAVEILKEDMNMLGPVRLRDVEDAQQRIVNVVRQLEDSGELVISRGKEDEMIV, encoded by the coding sequence ATGCAACTTGGTGTTATTGGAGTGACTCGAGTGAAATTGCAGGAATTATCAGGAAAACAGAAAGCGGCAATCCTGTTGCTCTCCTTGGGAACCGACGTTTCGGCCCGCGTCATGAAGCATCTGCGGGAAGACGAGATTGAGGAGCTTAGTCTGGAGATTGCCAATTTGCGCCGGGTTCCGAATGATTTGAAGGATAAAGTGCTGGAGGAATTTCACCAGATCTATTTGGCCCAGGAGTATATTCTGTCGGGAGGTGTCGAAAACGCCCGGGAACTTTTGGAGAAAGCGGTGGGGCCGCAAAAAGCGGATGAGATTATGTACAAACTCACTGCGTCCCTGGCGATTCGACCCTTCGATTTTGCCCGCAAGACCGAACCCGGCCAGTTGTTGAATTTTATCCAAAACGAGCATCCGCAGACCATTGCCCTGGTGATGGCTTATCTCAGTCCCGAGCAGGCGGGGATCATTCTATCGGCCCTGCCGCCCCAGCAGCAGGTGGAAGTCGCCAAACGTATCGCGACCATGGACCGGACTTCGCCCGAGGTGATCCGGGAGATCGAAGTCGTGCTGGAGAAGAAATTATCCTCCTTTGTGATGCAGGATTTCTCGATTGCCGGCGGCTTGGAATCGGTGGTGACCATTTTAAACCGGGTGGACCGTGGGACCGAGAAGACGATTCTGGAGACTTTGGCCGAAGAGAACCCCGATCTGGCCGACGAGATCAAACGGCGCATGTTCGTCTTCGAAGATATCGTAATGCTGGACAACCGTTCGGTACAGCGTTTCTTGCGCGAAGTGGATACCAAGGACCTGTCGCTGGCTTTGAAGACCGCCAGCGACGAAGTGAAGGATCTGGTCTTCCGGAACATGTCCAAACGGGCGGTGGAGATCCTCAAGGAAGATATGAATATGCTGGGTCCGGTGCGGCTGCGTGATGTGGAAGACGCCCAGCAACGGATCGTCAATGTCGTCCGTCAGCTGGAGGATTCCGGCGAATTGGTGATTTCCCGCGGCAAGGAGGATGAGATGATTGTCTAA
- a CDS encoding FliH/SctL family protein codes for MSKLIKSSYWTETLPCRLEPVDLEAFLQDEEFDEDLEIHVETSADPVEGPAVTERLESLIRDARREAKEITGLAENEARTLIDDAKREKEELLQHARAEAERILAEARDQALKLREDARREGEAAGRKEARKEWSAKLTEAAQLIATIEAERLERIAGSEPELLRLAAAIAEKIIGAELTTDPHQHLELVRNALSRVANASSILLKVHPEDAQWLSEHLPELREVFQGPTPLQLENDETIPRGGCYIETERGSVDARVKLQLERLLNELLKAGTGV; via the coding sequence TTGTCTAAACTGATCAAATCCAGTTATTGGACTGAAACATTGCCCTGCCGGCTGGAACCCGTGGATCTGGAAGCTTTTTTACAGGATGAAGAGTTTGACGAGGACTTGGAAATCCACGTCGAAACCTCGGCCGATCCTGTTGAAGGCCCCGCTGTAACGGAGCGGCTTGAGAGTCTCATCCGGGATGCTCGTCGCGAAGCCAAGGAAATTACCGGGTTGGCCGAGAACGAAGCCCGGACGCTTATCGACGATGCCAAGCGGGAAAAAGAGGAGTTGCTGCAGCATGCCCGGGCCGAAGCCGAGCGGATTCTGGCGGAGGCCCGCGACCAAGCGCTTAAGCTGCGGGAGGATGCCCGACGCGAAGGCGAAGCGGCCGGGAGAAAGGAAGCCCGGAAGGAGTGGTCGGCGAAGCTGACCGAAGCGGCTCAGCTGATCGCCACGATCGAAGCGGAACGGCTGGAACGGATCGCCGGTTCCGAACCGGAATTGTTGCGGTTGGCGGCGGCAATTGCCGAAAAGATCATCGGCGCCGAATTGACGACCGACCCCCATCAGCATCTGGAGCTGGTTCGCAATGCGCTTTCCCGGGTGGCGAATGCCAGTTCCATTTTGCTCAAAGTTCATCCGGAAGACGCTCAATGGCTGAGCGAACACCTGCCGGAACTGCGGGAAGTCTTTCAGGGACCGACCCCGCTACAACTGGAGAATGATGAGACGATACCCCGCGGCGGCTGCTACATTGAAACGGAGCGTGGCTCGGTGGATGCGCGAGTCAAATTACAGCTGGAGCGTTTGTTGAATGAGTTGCTGAAGGCGGGTACTGGAGTATGA
- the fliI gene encoding flagellar protein export ATPase FliI, with product MTSSTCPPFSSSKYLSRLADFDPVCRLGRVDQIVGLTIEADGPAVNLGELCFIQRYDSPHSLPAEVVGFKSGRVLLMPLGELEGLAPGSQITATGQVIRVQVGPELLGRILDGLGRPIDDGNPLESREFYPISAAPPNPLTRRRISAPLTMGIRAMDSLLTCGRGQRVGIFAGSGVGKSTLLGMIARNTDADVNVIALIGERGREVRDFIERDLGPEGLARSVVVVATSDQPALVRLKGAMVATAIAEYFRDQGRDVMLMMDSVTRFAIAQREVGLAIGEPPTTRGFTPSVFALLPRLLERSGTAAAGSITGLYTVLVEGDDMNEPIADAVRGILDGHIVLSRDLAHRNHYPAIDVLASVSRLMVELASAEHRQAASELRNLLATYRNQEDLINIGAYAMGSNPRVDQAIQMQEAINGFLCQRTDEKAPFPTTIDRLLKMFGGAKK from the coding sequence ATGACTTCTTCCACATGCCCGCCGTTTTCATCTTCGAAATACCTGTCGCGCCTGGCTGATTTCGATCCGGTCTGCCGCTTGGGCCGGGTGGATCAGATCGTCGGACTGACCATTGAAGCCGATGGACCCGCTGTGAATCTGGGAGAACTCTGCTTCATTCAGCGCTATGACAGTCCCCATTCTCTCCCGGCTGAAGTCGTCGGGTTCAAGTCCGGGCGGGTGCTCTTGATGCCGCTCGGCGAGCTGGAAGGGCTGGCCCCCGGTTCTCAGATCACTGCCACCGGCCAGGTCATCCGGGTTCAGGTCGGGCCGGAGTTATTAGGCCGGATACTCGATGGCTTGGGCCGGCCGATCGATGATGGGAACCCCTTGGAAAGCAGAGAATTCTACCCGATCAGCGCCGCCCCGCCCAACCCCTTGACCCGGCGGCGGATCAGCGCGCCCTTGACGATGGGGATTCGCGCCATGGATTCTTTACTGACCTGCGGCCGCGGTCAGCGGGTCGGGATCTTCGCCGGCAGCGGTGTTGGAAAAAGCACTTTGCTGGGGATGATCGCCCGTAATACCGACGCTGATGTGAACGTCATCGCGCTAATCGGGGAGCGGGGCCGCGAAGTAAGGGACTTTATCGAACGCGATCTGGGTCCCGAGGGCCTTGCGCGTTCGGTGGTGGTGGTAGCCACTTCCGATCAGCCGGCATTGGTCCGGTTGAAAGGGGCGATGGTGGCAACCGCTATCGCCGAGTATTTCCGGGACCAAGGCCGGGACGTGATGCTGATGATGGATTCGGTGACCCGTTTTGCCATTGCCCAACGCGAGGTGGGACTGGCCATCGGAGAACCGCCGACCACGCGGGGGTTTACTCCTTCGGTATTTGCGCTCCTGCCGCGCTTGCTGGAACGTTCCGGGACCGCGGCGGCCGGGAGCATCACCGGTTTATACACGGTGCTGGTGGAAGGGGACGATATGAATGAACCCATTGCTGACGCAGTGCGGGGCATCTTGGACGGTCATATCGTATTGTCCCGCGACTTGGCGCACCGCAACCATTATCCGGCCATCGACGTCCTGGCCAGTGTCAGCCGGCTCATGGTGGAACTGGCTTCCGCCGAACACCGGCAAGCCGCCTCGGAACTCCGGAACCTGCTAGCAACCTATCGCAATCAAGAAGACCTGATTAATATCGGCGCTTACGCCATGGGCAGTAATCCCCGGGTCGATCAAGCCATTCAAATGCAGGAAGCCATCAATGGATTTCTTTGTCAGCGGACGGACGAGAAAGCGCCGTTTCCGACGACGATTGATCGGTTACTGAAAATGTTCGGCGGTGCGAAAAAATGA
- the fliJ gene encoding flagellar export protein FliJ: MKKFKFRLESVLQLKVRFEELCLQKLGAAEQLREKAQNELAVCRGRIAETLRFYREQLQNRFDPRISESYYSYLNWLNLEREKAVLLLAQREAEVAEARQRLLEASRERRVVEKLKEKAYRDYRAEELRDEINFLDELGTGRFVRTVGFNQMQEVRE, translated from the coding sequence ATGAAAAAATTCAAATTTCGCTTGGAATCGGTTCTCCAATTAAAAGTGCGGTTTGAAGAACTTTGCCTGCAAAAGTTGGGCGCTGCCGAACAATTACGGGAGAAAGCCCAAAATGAATTGGCCGTTTGCCGGGGACGGATCGCGGAAACCCTGAGGTTTTATCGGGAGCAATTACAAAACCGCTTTGATCCGCGGATCTCGGAAAGTTATTATTCCTACTTGAATTGGTTGAATCTGGAACGGGAAAAAGCGGTTTTGCTGTTGGCACAGCGGGAGGCCGAAGTGGCCGAGGCCCGCCAGAGGTTGCTCGAGGCCTCGCGCGAACGACGGGTTGTCGAAAAATTAAAGGAAAAAGCGTACCGCGATTATCGAGCGGAAGAATTGCGGGATGAAATCAATTTTCTCGATGAATTGGGAACGGGCCGTTTTGTTC